The following proteins are co-located in the Thermodesulfobacteriota bacterium genome:
- a CDS encoding sigma-70 family RNA polymerase sigma factor, with translation MRPRWRNAQTTEAQPKHAFGDSRGPGPGSGGGREVRSGRGLIPTPSDSDEALFARYRDTGDPEAFGALYDRYAPGLLRFLQVFCRDRASAEDVLQQTFLKVHSARAAFDEDRSFRPWVFAIGRRAALNWREREARRAHPEIHDDHPDPSPSPEDLAGAREQIAAVQSALSRLSPQDAEVLILFKYESLSYPEIGEVLGCSSDAAKMRVHRALRRLADRLPDGFRGIRRTA, from the coding sequence ATGAGACCACGGTGGCGTAACGCCCAGACGACCGAGGCGCAGCCCAAGCACGCCTTTGGTGATTCCCGCGGCCCTGGCCCGGGCAGTGGGGGAGGGCGGGAGGTACGAAGCGGGCGCGGCCTGATTCCGACGCCCTCGGACTCCGACGAGGCGCTGTTTGCGCGCTACCGCGACACAGGCGACCCGGAGGCCTTCGGGGCACTCTACGATCGCTACGCCCCGGGTCTGCTGCGGTTCCTGCAGGTCTTCTGCCGTGACCGCGCGAGCGCCGAGGATGTTCTGCAGCAGACCTTCCTCAAGGTCCACTCCGCCCGGGCGGCTTTCGACGAAGACCGGAGCTTCCGCCCCTGGGTGTTTGCCATCGGGCGACGCGCCGCCCTCAACTGGCGGGAGCGCGAGGCTCGCCGCGCTCACCCCGAGATCCACGACGATCACCCCGACCCGTCCCCCTCCCCGGAAGACCTTGCCGGGGCCCGCGAACAGATCGCCGCTGTCCAGTCGGCGCTGTCGCGGCTCTCCCCCCAGGACGCCGAGGTTCTGATCCTCTTCAAGTACGAGAGCCTCTCCTACCCGGAGATCGGCGAAGTCCTGGGGTGTTCGAGCGACGCGGCCAAGATGCGCGTGCACCGTGCCCTTCGCCGACTCGCCGACCGGCTGCCCGATGGGTTTCGCGGCATCCGCCGCACGGCCTAG
- a CDS encoding FtsX-like permease family protein produces MSYWKLILRNITRRKSRFVFTLSAIAVGIASVVTLLSLGTGLEAEIRKQADVLGAHLVITPRGWCAYEQISVLTGETLPEAIPNADVETIDRIEGIRTVPYLTQRTVLKNQPVPLVGILPERMHAFKNWTLGQGQYRLDEAHVVVGFGIAKQFELGVGDSLGIRGSEFAISGILEEVGNRDDLAIYMDLPVAQKLYGTGDKVSFISVKVDDIAQVDKYILEIQNVANVAVVSDKQLLRSVLAIVGTVGNALQLIAAVAVLAACFGITNTMMTAIYERRREIGILDALGAKKRTIFSVFLGESALYGLLGGIVGVVAGFVFSHFAAPYIGQNEFTAFLGSEQSVSVFDPGITVKALVFAILVASLSGIYPARRAAKLSPVEAISYE; encoded by the coding sequence ATGAGTTACTGGAAGCTCATCCTCCGCAACATCACCCGCCGGAAGAGCCGCTTCGTCTTCACCCTTTCGGCGATCGCTGTGGGCATCGCCTCGGTCGTCACCCTGCTCTCGCTGGGGACCGGCCTGGAAGCCGAGATCCGCAAACAGGCCGACGTCCTCGGGGCGCACCTGGTGATCACGCCGCGCGGGTGGTGCGCCTACGAGCAGATCTCGGTCCTGACCGGGGAGACCCTGCCCGAGGCGATCCCCAACGCGGACGTGGAGACGATCGACCGCATCGAGGGAATCCGGACGGTTCCGTATCTCACCCAGCGGACGGTGCTGAAGAACCAGCCCGTGCCCCTGGTGGGGATCCTTCCGGAGCGGATGCACGCCTTCAAGAACTGGACGCTGGGACAGGGGCAGTACCGCCTCGACGAGGCCCACGTCGTGGTGGGGTTTGGGATCGCGAAGCAGTTCGAGCTGGGCGTCGGGGACTCCCTGGGAATTCGCGGCAGCGAGTTCGCGATCAGCGGCATCCTGGAGGAGGTCGGCAACCGGGACGACCTGGCCATCTACATGGATCTGCCCGTGGCCCAGAAGCTCTACGGCACCGGCGACAAGGTCTCGTTCATCTCGGTCAAGGTGGACGACATCGCCCAGGTGGACAAGTACATCCTGGAGATCCAAAACGTCGCCAACGTGGCCGTGGTCTCCGACAAGCAGCTGCTGCGCTCGGTGCTGGCGATCGTGGGGACCGTGGGCAACGCGCTCCAGCTCATCGCGGCGGTGGCGGTGCTCGCCGCGTGCTTCGGCATCACCAACACCATGATGACGGCGATCTACGAGCGCCGGCGCGAGATCGGCATCCTCGACGCCCTGGGCGCGAAGAAGCGCACGATCTTCTCCGTGTTCCTGGGCGAGTCCGCCCTCTACGGCCTCCTGGGCGGGATCGTAGGCGTGGTCGCGGGCTTCGTCTTCTCCCACTTCGCGGCCCCCTACATCGGCCAGAACGAGTTCACGGCCTTCCTCGGAAGCGAGCAGAGCGTGAGCGTCTTCGACCCGGGCATCACCGTCAAGGCACTGGTCTTCGCGATCCTGGTCGCGTCCCTGTCCGGCATCTACCCCGCCCGGCGGGCGGCCAAACTGAGCCCCGTGGAGGCGATCAGCTATGAGTGA
- a CDS encoding anti-sigma factor codes for MDLCTWARDRMDVSLRDELSADEEREFERHMAACSACAREWEPLRVAWLALDEVEVPVPRPELRSSVLSAVAAARAGEEGERVLRATVLKFLLPALVAALVTAVFVLGPETQCRSSLAVACCGVLWSGVYALAFAVAVGSQAGTPLRRLTVRGLAAGAAGLLLVRLCAFEGAERFRVPLLGGLTDAAGGSPLAAFGLGLLFAAPPLVAAILAAPVREARSHRKAILAEGGLYFALLGPAVALFGSESLAVGGLAALLLGAVVGSTVPLLLEVTFRQIFPGKTGEGSLP; via the coding sequence ATGGACCTTTGCACATGGGCCAGGGACCGGATGGACGTGTCCCTGCGGGACGAACTTTCTGCGGACGAGGAGCGGGAGTTCGAACGGCACATGGCTGCATGCAGCGCGTGTGCCCGCGAGTGGGAACCCCTGCGTGTCGCGTGGCTCGCCTTGGACGAGGTGGAGGTGCCCGTGCCGCGTCCCGAGCTTCGCTCGTCGGTGCTGAGCGCGGTCGCGGCGGCCCGGGCCGGAGAAGAGGGGGAACGCGTGCTGCGGGCAACGGTCTTGAAGTTCCTGCTCCCGGCCCTCGTCGCGGCGTTGGTCACCGCCGTCTTCGTGTTGGGGCCCGAAACGCAGTGCCGATCCTCCCTGGCGGTCGCCTGTTGCGGCGTTCTCTGGAGCGGCGTCTACGCCCTCGCCTTCGCCGTCGCCGTGGGCAGCCAGGCGGGGACGCCGTTGCGCCGACTCACCGTGCGGGGGCTCGCCGCCGGTGCCGCAGGTTTGCTCCTGGTGAGGCTGTGCGCCTTCGAGGGCGCTGAACGGTTCCGAGTTCCGCTGCTGGGGGGGCTGACCGACGCGGCTGGGGGATCGCCGCTGGCGGCTTTCGGTCTGGGACTGCTGTTCGCCGCGCCTCCCCTGGTGGCGGCGATCCTGGCCGCTCCCGTGCGGGAAGCCCGGTCGCACCGCAAGGCGATTCTTGCGGAAGGGGGACTCTATTTCGCCTTGCTGGGGCCTGCCGTGGCCCTGTTCGGATCGGAATCCCTCGCCGTGGGGGGATTGGCCGCCCTGCTTCTCGGAGCGGTCGTGGGGTCCACGGTCCCGCTTCTGCTGGAAGTGACGTTTCGCCAGATCTTCCCTGGGAAGACGGGGGAAGGAAGTCTGCCTTGA